The following proteins are co-located in the Argopecten irradians isolate NY chromosome 9, Ai_NY, whole genome shotgun sequence genome:
- the LOC138330685 gene encoding uncharacterized protein, with protein MVTQTELTTKECKNLQSVIRDPVTVELINSEIQKGFLCGPFKKLPFEQYRVSPIGVAYGKYSGKPRLIVDLSSPHDNDSHPSVNDLINKEEYSLCYIRIDDAIAIIQKLGKDTTICKTDISDAFKLIPIHPSQWHLYCVQWNGLYYYYYKLAFGCRSSPKIFDTLSTAVCWIAINNYGISYILHLLDDFITFEEPGKDGHKNMTILFHIFESLRIPMALHKTCGPSTVVEYLGIVLDSHNMEARLPDDKLRRDTDILTSFQDRPSCTKRDLLQLLGHLNFASKVIIPGRSFVSHIIKLSTTVKALHHHVKLNHEFREDVNMWLIFLKHWNCIGIFYDSLVTSTEALKLYTDASGTRGFGGFLNGQWFAQSWPPHLQDLVQTTDELSIAFKELYPIVVAVMLWGHRWKGLRILFMCDNKLLWPFYVKVAQNLLILCHL; from the coding sequence ATGGTGACACAGACTGAATTGACAACTAAGGAGTGTAAAAACCTTCAATCTGTCATCAGGGATCCAGTGACAGTCGAACTAATAAACAGCGAGATTCAAAAAGGTTTTCTTTGCGGTCCTTTTAAGAAGTTACCTTTTGAACAATACCGAGTCAGTCCAATAGGTGTAGCGTATGGGAAGTATTCAGGAAAACCGCGTTTGATTGTAGACCTTTCATCACCCCACGATAATGACAGTCATCCAAGTGTAAATGACCTTATAAACAAAGAAGAATATTCATTGTGTTATATTCGTATTGACGATGCTATCGCGATAATCCAAAAATTAGGAAAAGACACAACTATATGTAAGACCGACATTTCTGATGCTTTTAAACTGATACCAATACATCCATCACAATGGCATTTGTATTGCGTTCAATGGAACGGCTTGTATTATTACTATTACAAATTAGCATTTGGTTGTCGGTCAAGCCCAAAGATTTTTGACACTCTATCAACAGCAGTATGCTGGATTGCCATAAACAATTATGGTATTTCTTATATTCTTCATCTATTGGATGATTTTATCACTTTTGAAGAACCGGGGAAGGACGGGCACAAGAATATGACTATATTGTTCCACATATTTGAAAGCCTCCGAATACCGATGGCTCTTCATAAGACTTGTGGACCTTCAACAGTGGTTGAGTACTTGGGTATAGTCCTAGATTCCCATAACATGGAGGCCAGGTTACCTGATGATAAACTTCGACGTGACACAGATATTCTAACATCTTTTCAGGACAGGCCATCGTGTACAAAAAGGGACCTTCTTCAATTGTTGGGCCATCTAAACTTCGCCAGTAAGGTCATTATACCGGGACGTAGCTTCGTATCGCACATTATTAAGCTGTCGACTACAGTGAAAGCACTGCACCATCATGTTAAATTAAATCATGAATTTAGGGAAGACGTTAACATGTGGTTAATTTTCCTTAAACACTGGAATTGTATAGGGATATTTTATGATTCACTAGTGACATCAACTGAAGCTCTTAAGTTATATACAGATGCATCAGGAACCAGGGGTTTCGGAGGATTCCTCAATGGCCAGTGGTTCGCTCAATCATGGCCGCCACATCTACAAGATCTTGTCCAAACCACGGACGAGTTGTCTATAGCTTTCAAAGAACTGTATCCTATAGTGGTAGCGGTCATGTTATGGGGACATCGGTGGAAAGGCTTAAGGATACTGTTTATGTGTGATAATAAGCTACTGTGGCCATTTTACGTAAAGGTCGCTCAAAATCTTCTCATATTATGTCACTTATGA
- the LOC138331987 gene encoding uncharacterized protein → MSSTTSPGCPVVLSDVLDKLWKNAIAPSTTTAYNTAFRTFLQFLLMMGIIARVNFSEISVTEDMLVWFVAHCHNSGLSYSTTKLYLCGIRFMCIRHKIPYPCATNLSRVQAVLSGVKRVSHKGGKPRHPVTFEVLKKVCGFLRINATSFVDLMLETACTVAFFGFLRCGEFTVTSAFNSEHNLCVGDMTIADDCVLLHLKKSKTDPFREGVTLNLFKTDQVVCPYYICCRYMKARLQQTPSLHVPLFVTDIISGQPLSRTVFINRFRHVLDCLGRDSSGYNGHSFRICAATSAAAAHIEDHLIKVLGRWSSDANCRYIRTPQSSIKNAQIALTKT, encoded by the coding sequence ATGTCAAGTACCACATCCCCAGGATGTCCTGTGGTCCTCAGTGATGTCTTAGACAAGCTTTGGAAGAATGCCATCGCCCCAAGTACTACAACGGCCTACAATACTGCCTTCAGAACTTTCCTACAGTTTCTCCTGATGATGGGTATTATCGCAAGAGTGAATTTTAGTGAAATATCTGTGACAGAGGATATGCTGGTGTGGTTTGTAGCACACTGTCACAATAGTGGTCTGTCATATTCTACTACTAAATTGTATTTGTGCGGAATTCGATTTATGTGCATAAGGCACAAAATTCCATATCCATGTGCTACAAATTTAAGCCGAGTGCAAGCAGTTCTATCAGGTGTTAAACGTGTGAGTCATAAAGGAGGTAAACCGAGACACCCAGTCACATTTGAGGTTCTAAAGAAAGTATGCGGTTTTCTTAGAATAAACGCTACATCATTCGTTGATCTAATGCTAGAAACAGCATGCACAGTGGCTTTCTTCGGTTTCCTACGATGTGGAGAGTTTACAGTCACATCAGCTTTCAATTCAGAACACAATTTATGCGTGGGTGACATGACTATCGCGGATGACTGTGTGTTACTTCATCTTAAGAAATCCAAGACTGACCCATTCCGTGAAGGGGTAACATTGAATTTGTTTAAAACGGACCAAGTCGTTTGTCCATATTATATATGCTGTAGATATATGAAGGCTAGACTGCAACAAACACCGTCATTACATGTCCCTCTGTTTGTCACAGACATTATAAGTGGACAACCTCTTAGTAGAACAGTGTTTATAAATAGATTCAGACATGTGCTTGATTGTTTAGGTAGAGACTCTAGTGGCTATAACGGCCATTCATTTCGTATTTGTGCTGCTACATCCGCGGCAGCAGCCCACATTGAAGATCATCTTATAAAAGTTTTAGGAAGATGGTCATCAGATGCGAATTGTCGGTATATACGTACACCGCAATCTTCCATTAAAAACGCTCAAATCGCACTTACAAAAACCTAA
- the LOC138331991 gene encoding 2-methoxy-6-polyprenyl-1,4-benzoquinol methylase, mitochondrial-like: MAAPIRLHALCCRVKIPNTIKRCKRHFSFAVNRKCQPRDDVESKQTHFGYESIPEQEKEERVYEVFKNVAGTYDLMNDAMSMGIHRVWKDQFITRLAPHPGTKLLDVAGGTGDIAFRFLEYTKSLENKQVISNTESGDESDFDLTTDISAQAFGIPQHYAEDQDCLASDSSSSSSNEEAESKVNSSKTHVTVCDINKEMLEVGKVRACEMGLVGGLSWVQGNAESLSFEDNQFDAYTIAFGIRNCTHIDKVVEEAYRVLKPGGRFMCLEFSHVSNPLLRSVYDNYSFQVIPVMGQVLARDWKSYQYLVESIRQFPDQEEFASLIRQCGFKMVTYENLTFGVAAIHSGFKL, encoded by the exons ATGGCGGCGCCCATACGACTTCATGCGCTGTGTTGCCGGGTAAAGATTCCGAACACAATTAAACGGTGTAAACGACATTTTTCTTTCGCTGTAAACAGAAAGTGTCAACCTCGGGATGACGTGGaatcaaaacaaacacattttggCTACGAATCCATTCCAGAACAGGAAAAAGAGGAAAGAG tctATGAAGTATTTAAAAATGTTGCTGGCACTTATGACCTGATGAATGATGCTATGAGTATGGGCATCCATCGAGTATGGAAGGATCAATTTATTACCAGACTCGCCCCACACCCAGGGACAAAGCTGCTGGACGTGGCTGGTGGAACAG GGGACATTGCATTCAGATTCCTGGAATATACAAAATCGTTGGAGAACAAACAAGTAATATCTAATACAGAATCCGGTGACGAATCAGACTTTGATTTAACTACAGACATTTCAGCTCAGGCTTTTGGTATTCCTCAGCATTATGCAGAGGATCAAGATTGTTTAGCATCTGACTCTTCTTCAAGTTCATCTAATGAAGAGGCTGAGTCAAAGGTCAATTCGTCAAAAACCCATGTTACTGTCTGTGATATCAATAAGGAAATGCTGGAAGTCGGGAAAGTAAGAGCTTGTGAAATGGGATTAGTTGGAG GTCTTTCTTGGGTCCAGGGAAATGCCGAGAGTCTGTCATTTGAGGACAATCAGTTTGATGCCTATACTATAGCATTTGGTATTCGTAACTGTACCCATATAGACAAG GTGGTAGAAGAAGCATATCGTGTACTAAAACCTGGAGGACGGTTTATGTGCCTGGAGTTTAGTCATGTTTCTAATCCCCTCCTCCGCAG TGTATATGACAACTATTCCTTCCAAGTTATCCCCGTGATGGGACAGGTGTTGGCCAGGGACTGGAAATCATACCAATATCTCGTAGAGAGCATACGACAGTTCCCAGACCAG GAAGAATTTGCTTCACTGATACGACAATGTGGATTCAAAATGGTGACTTACGAGAATTTGACTTTTGGGGTTGCTGCAATTCATTCTGGATTTAAACTTTGA